The Apium graveolens cultivar Ventura chromosome 11, ASM990537v1, whole genome shotgun sequence genome has a window encoding:
- the LOC141698648 gene encoding protein kinase PINOID-like, translated as MFDYAEGEEAFSNSTTQNSSMSSESCCPSFSRLSFETLTISRSPENRMLKPHRSSDSSWQAIKSATFKRKNTGGGLGFRDFSLVRQIGSGDIGKVYLCRLRSDESCYYAMKVVNKDVLAVKKKLKRAETERKILKMLDHPFLPTLHAEFEASCFSCVVMEFCPGGDLHSLRHKQPNKRFSINAARFYAAEVLVALEYLHMLGIIYRDLKPENVLVRSDGHIMLTDFDLSLCSNPILTVESPLMSPMTSSSPSISSHSKSSAPFSCLSTRFFRSKKIQTTSSTRLFVAEPVLARSSSFVGTHEYVAPEVASGGDHGNAVDWWALGIFIYEMIYGRTPFASDSNEAILRGIVKSPLTFPYDGSMLSRSEVHARDLISGLLDKNPGNRVGAKRGAGEVKAHPFFKGINFALIRTVAPPEVPGMHRKNGMVSGDKNVRQTTPFEFF; from the exons ATGTTTGATTATGCGGAAGGTGAAGAGGCATTTTCGAATTCGACAACGCAAAACTCATCAATGAGCAGCGAAAGTTGTTGCCCTAGTTTCAGCCGATTATCATTCgaaacactaacaatctcccgcTCACCCGAAAACCGCATGCTAAAGCCTCACCGCTCCTCAGATTCGTCATGGCAAGCGATTAAATCAGCCACATTCAAGCGAAAAAACACCGGAGGAGGACTAGGGTTCCGTGACTTCAGCCTGGTACGACAGATCGGAAGTGGAGACATTGGAAAAGTGTACTTGTGTCGTCTTCGAAGCGATGAAAGTTGTTATTATGCCATGAAAGTTGTGAATAAGGATGTTTTGGCAgtgaagaagaagctgaagagAGCTGAAACTGAGAGGAAAATACTTAAAATGCTTGATCATCCGTTTTTGCCGACTTTACATGCTGAGTTTGAAGCTTCGTGTTTCTCTTGTGTTGTCATGGAGTTTTGTCCTGGTGGTGATTTGCATTCTCTCCGTCATAAACAACCTAACAAACGCTTCTCCATAAATGCCGCCAG GTTTTATGCAGCTGAAGTATTGGTAGCATTGGAGTATCTTCACATGTTAGGAATAATTTACAGGGATCTAAAGCCCGAAAATGTCCTAGTCAGATCGGACGGTCACATAATGCTCACCGATTTCGATCTCTCGCTCTGCTCGAACCCGATCCTGACCGTTGAATCGCCTCTCATGTCTCCAATGACCTCATCCTCACCGTCCATCTCATCACATTCCAAGTCATCCGCGCCTTTCTCTTGCCTCTCAACCCGGTTCTTCCGGTCCAAGAAAATCCAAACCACGTCATCAACCCGGTTATTCGTCGCCGAACCGGTGCTCGCCAGGTCATCATCTTTTGTCGGGACGCACGAGTACGTGGCGCCTGAGGTGGCGTCAGGTGGGGACCACGGCAATGCGGTGGACTGGTGGGCCCTGGGGATTTTTATCTACGAGATGATATATGGGCGGACCCCATTTGCTAGTGATTCCAACGAGGCAATCCTACGTGGCATAGTCAAATCTCCGTTGACTTTCCCTTATGATGGTAGTATGTTGAGTAGGAGTGAAGTGCATGCGCGTGATTTGATTTCGGGTTTGTTGGATAAGAATCCGGGTAATCGGGTCGGGGCGAAACGCGGGGCGGGTGAGGTGAAGGCCCACCCGTTTTTTAAGGGGATAAATTTTGCATTGATTAGGACGGTGGCGCCACCGGAAGTTCCGGGAATGCATAGAAAAAATGGGATGGTGAGTGGTGACAAGAATGTGAGACAAACGACGCCGTTTGAGTTCTTTTAA
- the LOC141698460 gene encoding putative F-box/LRR-repeat protein 9 isoform X1 gives MEPTSIRVSPPANRTRNWQELPVELTILILKRLGTVDMLLSARKVCKTWRHVCSDPNMYRVVDLWFTGDPYKINFKVDYLARQAVDLSRGKMIEFGISYFADDYLLDYISKRSSQLRCLNLASCKITPEGLSQMVKTLPLLDELHLYCICITKQAIQAIGRCCPQLKTFRLNYQGKKELYFPYDENAKAIAENMSGICHLQLFGNRITRDGLLAIVDNCSRLESLDIRRCFGATKLEPDLVRRLHQQISHLRLPYDLSGQFYDDFLSDSDNDLIECPLDGDACDYHNDDYDYNECFGGGDTYDDHDDAYHEVDFGYNEFSGGSDTYDYHNDDHDYNESDVGADVAWFLDEVGT, from the exons ATGGAGCCAACTTCAATTCGGGTCTCACCGCCGGCGAACAGGACCCGGAACTGGCAGGAGCTTCCGGTAGAGCTAACGATCTTAATCCTAAAGCGATTAGGAACCGTTGATATGCTTTTAAGTGCTCGAAAAGTGTGTAAAACGTGGCGCCATGTCTGCTCCGACCCGAATATGTACCGGGTCGTGGATTTATGGTTCACGGGTGACCCGTACAAAATTAACTTTAAAGTGGATTATTTAGCTCGCCAGGCTGTGGACTTGAGTCGTGGAAAAATGATCGAGTTTGGTATCAGCTATTTTGCGGATGATTATCTTCTCGACTACATTTCGAAAAG ATCAAGTCAGCTGAGATGTTTAAATCTCGCATCTTGTAAAATTACGCCTGAAGGATTGAGCCAAATGGTTAAAACACTTCCGTTGTTAGATGAACTTCACCTGTACTGCATTTGCATAACTAAGCAAGCTATTCAAGCTATAGGGCGTTGTTGCCCTCAGTTGAAAACATTCAGATTAAACTACCAAGGTAAGAAAGAACTATATTTTCCGTATGATGAGAATGCTAAAGCTATTGCAGAAAACATGTCTGGGATATGCCATCTGCAGCTCTTTGGAAACAGGATCACAAGAGATGGCTTACTGGCCATTGTTGATAACTGTTCTCGTCTTGAATCTCTTGATATACGGCGTTGTTTCGGAGCTACTAAACTTGAACCTGATCTAGTAAGAAGGCTACATCAGCAGATCAGTCATCTCAGGCTCCCATATGATCTTTCTGGACAATTTTATGATGACTTTCTCTCTGATTCTGATAACGATCTAATTGAATGTCCTCTTGACGGTGACGCTTGTGATTATCATAATGATGACTATGATTATAATGAATGTTTTGGTGGCGGTGACACTTATGATGATCATGATGATGCCTATCATGAAGTTGACTTTGGTTATAATGAATTTTCTGGTGGTAGTGACACTTATGATTATCATAATGATGACCATGATTATAATGAATCTG ATGTAGGTGCCGACGTTGCCTGGTTTCTCGATGAAGTTGGAACATGA
- the LOC141697948 gene encoding putative F-box/LRR-repeat protein 9: protein MTSPSIPATPSETPSRNWLELPPDLTTSIFHRVGALDIFMSARKVCRTWRQLCSDPEMWRVMDLKYTGDHLSDFDLRKLAKKAVDLSGGQLIELSLHHFTDDELLNYVADRSSQLRRLRLFFCFSVTNDGLSEMVKKLPLLEELSLYRISISNQAIEAAGKYCPQLKSFKLYNPDYGYPDLGCDEEAMAIAENMQGLHHLQLFGNAITTDGLVAIIENCPHLESLDLRQCLHVANLEPDLLKRLSHQMKFLKLTYDSLNDLEFLDEVEDEYDDLNSFDGDGPSGLQSDIDLVSDEFDYNDDDDFEDDHDDDSGGSDMYYD, encoded by the exons ATGACATCCCCCTCAATTCCGGCAACACCGTCGGAGACTCCCAGCCGGAACTGGCTGGAACTCCCGCCGGATTTAACCACCTCAATCTTCCACCGCGTCGGAGCACTCGATATCTTTATGAGCGCTCGTAAAGTGTGCAGGACGTGGCGCCAACTCTGCTCCGACCCGGAAATGTGGCGGGTCATGGATCTCAAGTACACCGGTGATCATCTTTCCGATTTCGATTTGCGTAAATTAGCGAAGAAAGCTGTGGATTTGAGTGGTGGACAGTTAATTGAGTTGAGTCTTCACCACTTCACTGATGATGAGTTACTCAATTATGTCGCTGATCG ATCAAGTCAGCTGAGACGCCTACGTCTTTTCTTCTGTTTTAGCGTTACTAATGACGGATTAAGTGAAATGGTCAAAAAACTTCCGTTGTTGGAGGAACTCAGCCTTTACCGCATTAGCATCTCTAACCAAGCTATTGAAGCTGCAGGGAAATATTGCCCTCAGCTGAAATCGTTCAAATTATACAACCCAGATTATGGATATCCAGATCTTGGGTGTGATGAGGAAGCTATGGCAATTGCAGAAAACATGCAGGGACTACACCATCTGCAGCTCTTTGGAAATGCGATAACAACAGATGGCTTGGTGGCCATAATTGAGAACTGTCCTCATCTTGAATCTCTCGATTTGCGGCAGTGTTTACATGTTGCTAACCTTGAACCTGATCTACTAAAAAGGCTATCTCATCAGATGAAGTTTCTCAAGCTCACATATGACTCCCTTAATGACCTGGAATTTTTAGATGAAGTTGAGGATGAATATGACGATTTGAATTCTTTTGATGGAGATGGTCCTTCTGGACTACAATCTGATATCGACCTTGTCAGTGATGAATTCGATTATAATGATGATGACGACTTTGAAGATGATCATGATGATGATTCTGGTGGCAGTGACATGTATTATGACTGA
- the LOC141698049 gene encoding putative F-box/LRR-repeat protein 9: MAPTPVTARPPARIRRNWLELPSELTESILMRLSAFDVYENARKVCRTWRSICSQPSMWRVVNLMHPGDPYDIYYDAENIYEKAVDLSSGEMVEFRMNHFANDGLLEYVADRSSRLRCLQLECCSEITNEGLCKMLRKLPLLEELHLYCIRISKQTIEVAGRCCPQLKTFKLNSKGHRKLHIGCDENALAIAENMPGLRHLQLFGNRITKDGLLAILESCPHLESLDIRHCYKAVNLEPDLDKRLSQQIKNLRLPYDSTEDSEFKSEIYEWLSSDDDDYSGQSDSDIDPEDYNFPGNGYDYEFWGSDDDIFW, translated from the exons ATGGCGCCCACTCCAGTCACGGCCCGACCGCCAGCAAGGATCCGTCGGAACTGGCTAGAACTTCCGTCGGAATTGACAGAATCAATTCTTATGCGTTTAAGTGCATTTGATGTGTACGAGAATGCTCGTAAAGTGTGTAGAACCTGGCGTAGTATCTGCTCTCAGCCGTCTATGTGGCGTGTCGTGAACCTTATGCATCCGGGTGATCCTTATGATATTTATTATGATGCTGAAAATATATATGAAAAGGCTGTGGACTTGAGCTCTGGGGAAATGGTTGAGTTTCGAATGAATCATTTTGCGAATGATGGTCTGCTCGAATATGTCGCTGATAG ATCCAGTAGGCTTAGATGTCTGCAGCTTGAATGTTGCTCTGAAATTACAAATGAAGGATTGTGTAAAATGTTAAGAAAACTCCCATTGTTGGAGGAACTCCATCTTTACTGCATTCGCATCTCTAAGCAAACTATTGAAGTTGCAGGGCGTTGTTGCCCTCAGCTAAAAACATTCAAATTGAACTCCAAAGGTCATAGGAAGCTACATATCGGGTGTGATGAGAATGCTCTGGCAATTGCAGAAAACATGCCTGGATTACGCCATCTGCAGCTTTTTGGAAATAGGATCACAAAGGATGGCTTGCTGGCCATTTTAGAGAGCTGTCCTCATCTTGAATCTCTTGATATACGCCACTGTTATAAAGCTGTTAACCTTGAACCAGATCTTGATAAAAGGCTATCTCAGCAGATAAAGAATCTCAGGCTCCCATATGACTCCACTGAGGACTCTGAATTTAAATCTGAAATATATGAATGGCTTTCTTCTGATGACGATGATTATTCTGGACAATCTGATAGTGACATTGACCCTGAAGACTATAATTTTCCTGGAAATGGATATGATTATGAGTTCTGGGGATCTGATGATGATATATTCTGGTAA
- the LOC141698460 gene encoding putative F-box/LRR-repeat protein 9 isoform X3: protein MEPTSIRVSPPANRTRNWQELPVELTILILKRLGTVDMLLSARKVCKTWRHVCSDPNMYRVVDLWFTGDPYKINFKVDYLARQAVDLSRGKMIEFGISYFADDYLLDYISKRSSQLRCLNLASCKITPEGLSQMVKTLPLLDELHLYCICITKQAIQAIGRCCPQLKTFRLNYQGKKELYFPYDENAKAIAENMSGICHLQLFGNRITRDGLLAIVDNCSRLESLDIRRCFGATKLEPDLVRRLHQQISHLRLPYDLSGQFYDDFLSDSDNDLIECPLDGDACDYHNDDYDYNECFGGGDTYDDHDDAYHEVDFGYNEFSGGSDTYDYHNDDHDYNESGGSDIGSY from the exons ATGGAGCCAACTTCAATTCGGGTCTCACCGCCGGCGAACAGGACCCGGAACTGGCAGGAGCTTCCGGTAGAGCTAACGATCTTAATCCTAAAGCGATTAGGAACCGTTGATATGCTTTTAAGTGCTCGAAAAGTGTGTAAAACGTGGCGCCATGTCTGCTCCGACCCGAATATGTACCGGGTCGTGGATTTATGGTTCACGGGTGACCCGTACAAAATTAACTTTAAAGTGGATTATTTAGCTCGCCAGGCTGTGGACTTGAGTCGTGGAAAAATGATCGAGTTTGGTATCAGCTATTTTGCGGATGATTATCTTCTCGACTACATTTCGAAAAG ATCAAGTCAGCTGAGATGTTTAAATCTCGCATCTTGTAAAATTACGCCTGAAGGATTGAGCCAAATGGTTAAAACACTTCCGTTGTTAGATGAACTTCACCTGTACTGCATTTGCATAACTAAGCAAGCTATTCAAGCTATAGGGCGTTGTTGCCCTCAGTTGAAAACATTCAGATTAAACTACCAAGGTAAGAAAGAACTATATTTTCCGTATGATGAGAATGCTAAAGCTATTGCAGAAAACATGTCTGGGATATGCCATCTGCAGCTCTTTGGAAACAGGATCACAAGAGATGGCTTACTGGCCATTGTTGATAACTGTTCTCGTCTTGAATCTCTTGATATACGGCGTTGTTTCGGAGCTACTAAACTTGAACCTGATCTAGTAAGAAGGCTACATCAGCAGATCAGTCATCTCAGGCTCCCATATGATCTTTCTGGACAATTTTATGATGACTTTCTCTCTGATTCTGATAACGATCTAATTGAATGTCCTCTTGACGGTGACGCTTGTGATTATCATAATGATGACTATGATTATAATGAATGTTTTGGTGGCGGTGACACTTATGATGATCATGATGATGCCTATCATGAAGTTGACTTTGGTTATAATGAATTTTCTGGTGGTAGTGACACTTATGATTATCATAATGATGACCATGATTATAATGAATCTGGTGGCAGTGACATTGGTTCTTACTAA
- the LOC141698460 gene encoding putative F-box/LRR-repeat protein 9 isoform X2: MEPTSIRVSPPANRTRNWQELPVELTILILKRLGTVDMLLSARKVCKTWRHVCSDPNMYRVVDLWFTGDPYKINFKVDYLARQAVDLSRGKMIEFGISYFADDYLLDYISKRSSQLRCLNLASCKITPEGLSQMVKTLPLLDELHLYCICITKQAIQAIGRCCPQLKTFRLNYQGKKELYFPYDENAKAIAENMSGICHLQLFGNRITRDGLLAIVDNCSRLESLDIRRCFGATKLEPDLVRRLHQQISHLRLPYDLSGQFYDDFLSDSDNDLIECPLDGDACDYHNDDYDYNECFGGGDTYDDHDDAYHEVDFGYNEFSGGSDTYDYHNDDHDYNESARCRCRRCLVSR; encoded by the exons ATGGAGCCAACTTCAATTCGGGTCTCACCGCCGGCGAACAGGACCCGGAACTGGCAGGAGCTTCCGGTAGAGCTAACGATCTTAATCCTAAAGCGATTAGGAACCGTTGATATGCTTTTAAGTGCTCGAAAAGTGTGTAAAACGTGGCGCCATGTCTGCTCCGACCCGAATATGTACCGGGTCGTGGATTTATGGTTCACGGGTGACCCGTACAAAATTAACTTTAAAGTGGATTATTTAGCTCGCCAGGCTGTGGACTTGAGTCGTGGAAAAATGATCGAGTTTGGTATCAGCTATTTTGCGGATGATTATCTTCTCGACTACATTTCGAAAAG ATCAAGTCAGCTGAGATGTTTAAATCTCGCATCTTGTAAAATTACGCCTGAAGGATTGAGCCAAATGGTTAAAACACTTCCGTTGTTAGATGAACTTCACCTGTACTGCATTTGCATAACTAAGCAAGCTATTCAAGCTATAGGGCGTTGTTGCCCTCAGTTGAAAACATTCAGATTAAACTACCAAGGTAAGAAAGAACTATATTTTCCGTATGATGAGAATGCTAAAGCTATTGCAGAAAACATGTCTGGGATATGCCATCTGCAGCTCTTTGGAAACAGGATCACAAGAGATGGCTTACTGGCCATTGTTGATAACTGTTCTCGTCTTGAATCTCTTGATATACGGCGTTGTTTCGGAGCTACTAAACTTGAACCTGATCTAGTAAGAAGGCTACATCAGCAGATCAGTCATCTCAGGCTCCCATATGATCTTTCTGGACAATTTTATGATGACTTTCTCTCTGATTCTGATAACGATCTAATTGAATGTCCTCTTGACGGTGACGCTTGTGATTATCATAATGATGACTATGATTATAATGAATGTTTTGGTGGCGGTGACACTTATGATGATCATGATGATGCCTATCATGAAGTTGACTTTGGTTATAATGAATTTTCTGGTGGTAGTGACACTTATGATTATCATAATGATGACCATGATTATAATGAATCTG CTAGATGTAGGTGCCGACGTTGCCTGGTTTCTCGATGA